One region of Mucilaginibacter gotjawali genomic DNA includes:
- the thiL gene encoding thiamine-phosphate kinase has protein sequence MFDNKEKTNIEALGEFGLINYLTENIKISQKSTVKGVGDDAAVLDFDGKKVLVSTDMLLEGIHFDLAYTPLKHLGYKAIQVNLSDIYAMNGIASQVTVSIGISSKFPLEAVEELYEGIYLACEKYNVDLVGGDTSSSKQGLVISVTALGYADEKDIVYRNGAEEGDLICVSGDLGGAYTGLQLLEREKLIYLENPNIQPDLEGKDYIVERQLKPEARRDVIELLKDIEVKPTAMIDVSDGLASELLHICKQSNKGCNLYEEKIPMDPMTFETAREFNLDPTVCALSGGEDYELLFTVKQADYDKIKFKMDITIIGYITEPSAGCNLITKAGNSHPLKAQGWNAFSPPAP, from the coding sequence TTGTTTGATAATAAAGAAAAAACAAATATTGAAGCTTTGGGCGAATTTGGCCTGATCAATTATTTGACTGAAAATATAAAAATTTCCCAAAAAAGTACAGTAAAAGGCGTTGGTGATGATGCTGCGGTACTTGATTTTGATGGAAAAAAGGTATTGGTTTCAACCGATATGTTGTTGGAAGGGATTCATTTTGATTTGGCCTATACCCCATTGAAACATTTGGGTTATAAAGCGATACAGGTTAACCTGAGTGATATTTACGCGATGAATGGCATAGCCTCGCAGGTTACGGTGTCTATCGGGATCTCCAGTAAATTTCCGCTGGAAGCCGTGGAAGAATTGTATGAAGGCATTTACTTAGCCTGCGAAAAGTATAATGTGGACCTGGTTGGAGGTGATACTTCCTCATCAAAACAAGGCCTGGTGATCAGCGTGACAGCGTTGGGTTATGCTGATGAGAAGGATATTGTGTACCGTAACGGCGCTGAAGAAGGTGATTTGATTTGTGTTTCGGGGGATTTGGGAGGAGCCTATACCGGGTTACAACTGCTGGAGCGTGAGAAGTTGATCTATTTGGAGAATCCCAATATTCAACCTGACCTGGAAGGAAAGGACTATATAGTTGAACGCCAGTTAAAGCCGGAGGCCCGCAGGGATGTAATAGAATTGCTGAAAGATATTGAGGTAAAACCGACAGCGATGATAGATGTATCCGACGGCCTGGCATCTGAATTATTGCATATCTGCAAACAAAGCAATAAAGGCTGTAATTTGTACGAGGAAAAAATTCCCATGGATCCCATGACTTTTGAAACGGCCCGCGAATTTAACCTTGACCCAACCGTTTGCGCCCTGAGTGGCGGCGAAGACTACGAGCTCCTGTTTACCGTTAAACAAGCCGACTACGACAAGATCAAGTTTAAAATGGATATCACCATTATCGGGTATATTACGGAGCCCTCAGCCGGCTGTAATTTAATAACCAAGGCAGGGAATAGCCATCCGTTGAAGGCGCAGGGATGGAATGCGTTTAGCCCCCCGGCGCCCTGA
- the ruvX gene encoding Holliday junction resolvase RuvX, protein MRVMAFDYGTKRIGIAVTDPMQIIATGLDTIHPIKIIDYLKKYLQTEQVERFIVGEPKQMDNTPSQSAIHVKGFVNLLKKTFPDTPVEMLDERFTSKMASATIAQSGMNKKHRQNKELVDTISAVILLQSWMQKKFY, encoded by the coding sequence ATGAGGGTCATGGCTTTTGACTACGGTACCAAGCGTATCGGCATAGCGGTTACGGATCCGATGCAGATCATCGCTACCGGGTTGGACACCATTCACCCGATAAAAATTATTGATTACCTGAAAAAATACCTGCAAACCGAGCAGGTGGAACGTTTTATTGTAGGCGAACCAAAACAAATGGATAATACGCCCTCGCAATCGGCGATTCATGTGAAGGGATTTGTCAACCTGCTGAAAAAAACCTTCCCGGATACCCCGGTTGAAATGCTGGATGAGCGCTTTACGTCAAAAATGGCGTCAGCTACCATTGCGCAAAGCGGCATGAATAAAAAGCACCGCCAAAATAAGGAGCTGGTGGATACCATTTCGGCCGTGATCCTGCTGCAATCGTGGATGCAAAAGAAATTTTATTGA
- a CDS encoding DUF7003 family protein has product MMKIITFIFTLAILLFNDCKPVSVQKAYTEDDILKQLDLAFRGVPNDFYPPGNSGDIKYNFMLDLEHGYCVTAGSRIHLYADKNRWAIVFEKSGYQNRAGDAEIELDYFGNCINYPVDKYPERNYITNTSNIVLISGGEYERIRNKKGSDYEQFELISPLANEVNIRGKKVKIEHDLSKYARLGIIPRSDDNPKKLIGFGDIVRYLSETAPSTIAATDAEIREHIPANIPKLMTIGKFHFESVYKPGNLPSTQETYQLLAKILVKRDTSLWKPTLKPTNHWSNWTSGNL; this is encoded by the coding sequence ATGATGAAGATTATCACGTTTATTTTTACGCTTGCTATACTTTTATTCAACGACTGCAAACCGGTGAGTGTTCAAAAAGCCTATACTGAAGATGATATTCTTAAACAGTTGGACCTGGCCTTTAGGGGTGTTCCCAATGACTTTTATCCGCCTGGAAACAGCGGGGACATAAAGTACAATTTTATGCTCGATCTGGAACATGGATATTGTGTAACAGCGGGTAGCAGAATCCATTTGTACGCTGACAAAAATCGGTGGGCAATTGTTTTTGAAAAAAGCGGGTATCAAAATAGAGCCGGCGATGCTGAGATTGAATTAGATTACTTCGGAAATTGTATAAATTATCCTGTGGACAAATATCCCGAAAGAAACTATATCACAAATACCAGCAATATTGTCCTTATTTCCGGGGGCGAATATGAAAGGATTCGTAATAAAAAAGGCTCAGACTACGAACAATTTGAATTAATCAGTCCCTTAGCAAACGAAGTAAATATCAGGGGTAAGAAAGTAAAGATAGAGCACGATCTGTCTAAATACGCCCGCCTGGGCATTATTCCGCGCAGTGACGACAACCCAAAAAAACTGATCGGTTTTGGCGATATTGTGCGGTATTTAAGCGAAACCGCCCCATCAACCATAGCTGCGACAGACGCTGAAATAAGGGAACACATTCCAGCCAATATTCCCAAGCTAATGACCATCGGGAAATTTCATTTTGAAAGTGTCTATAAACCGGGTAATCTGCCAAGCACACAAGAAACTTATCAGTTATTAGCCAAAATTCTTGTGAAGCGGGATACGTCTTTGTGGAAACCCACGCTTAAACCAACTAATCATTGGTCAAACTGGACATCCGGAAATTTGTAA
- the ricT gene encoding regulatory iron-sulfur-containing complex subunit RicT → MGCGSCSTGGCSPAGCKSNGSCLTNGCSKLDVYDWLSNMDMPTNYKPFNVVEVKFKGSRKEFYLNNDNIYLEAGELVAVETTTGGYDIGHVSITGELVRMQMVKRRVKEADVAKKIYRKATPADVDKWKAAKDLEWETMHKSRKLALELNLSMKLSDVDYQGDKSKATFYYTAEGRVDFRELIKKMAETFRIRIEMRQIGMRQEASRLGGIGSCGRELCCSTWLTDFKTVSTSAARYQNLSLNTLKLAGQCGKLKCCLNYELDTYMDALKYIPDNVNVLRTEKGDARLQKTDIFKKLMWFSYPREESWIPLPLDRVREVQKMNREGIIPPDLGEVVEIETKPVKVLDYENVVGQDSLTRLDENRNRNKNKNKNRNKNQRPGGSAGENGQRPAQASGSTPRPAGNGPRPNGTPGQRPVAAQGPRPEGAARPEGTPRPEGAPNPNKKKKFRPNKNRRNDNNKGPQPGTE, encoded by the coding sequence ATGGGATGTGGAAGTTGCTCAACCGGGGGATGTTCTCCGGCGGGCTGCAAAAGTAACGGCTCGTGCCTCACCAATGGCTGCAGCAAGTTAGATGTTTACGATTGGCTGTCCAATATGGATATGCCGACAAATTATAAGCCTTTCAACGTTGTTGAAGTAAAATTTAAAGGATCAAGAAAAGAATTTTACCTTAATAATGATAACATTTACCTGGAGGCGGGTGAACTGGTAGCGGTTGAAACAACAACCGGTGGCTATGATATTGGCCATGTTTCCATCACTGGCGAACTGGTGCGGATGCAGATGGTTAAACGCCGGGTAAAAGAAGCCGACGTTGCCAAAAAGATCTACCGCAAGGCTACGCCTGCCGATGTGGATAAGTGGAAAGCCGCAAAAGACCTGGAATGGGAAACCATGCACAAATCAAGGAAACTTGCACTGGAACTTAACTTATCCATGAAGTTAAGTGATGTGGACTACCAGGGCGATAAATCAAAAGCCACGTTTTATTATACGGCCGAAGGCCGCGTCGATTTCAGGGAACTGATCAAAAAAATGGCGGAAACTTTCCGGATCCGGATCGAAATGCGCCAGATCGGGATGCGCCAGGAAGCCAGCCGGCTGGGGGGTATTGGGTCATGCGGGCGCGAGCTTTGCTGCTCTACCTGGCTTACTGATTTTAAAACAGTATCCACCTCTGCAGCACGTTACCAAAACCTATCGTTAAATACACTAAAACTTGCGGGCCAGTGCGGTAAACTCAAGTGCTGTTTAAATTACGAGCTGGACACTTATATGGATGCGCTTAAATATATTCCCGATAATGTGAATGTTTTAAGAACTGAAAAGGGTGATGCGCGTTTGCAAAAAACGGATATATTTAAAAAGCTGATGTGGTTCAGCTATCCACGGGAGGAATCATGGATCCCGCTGCCATTAGACAGGGTTCGGGAAGTTCAGAAAATGAACCGCGAAGGCATTATTCCGCCAGATCTGGGTGAGGTAGTTGAAATAGAAACAAAACCGGTAAAAGTGCTGGATTATGAAAATGTTGTTGGACAGGACAGCCTAACCCGCCTGGACGAAAACCGCAACCGTAACAAAAACAAAAATAAGAACCGGAATAAAAACCAGCGGCCCGGCGGTAGCGCCGGTGAAAACGGGCAACGTCCGGCGCAGGCATCAGGCAGCACACCCAGGCCGGCAGGCAATGGGCCGCGTCCAAACGGCACACCCGGACAAAGGCCGGTTGCAGCACAGGGCCCGCGGCCTGAAGGTGCAGCAAGACCGGAAGGTACACCACGGCCGGAAGGAGCACCTAATCCGAATAAAAAGAAGAAATTCAGGCCTAATAAAAACAGGCGAAATGATAATAACAAAGGGCCGCAGCCGGGAACTGAATAA
- a CDS encoding SRPBCC family protein produces MIIELSTSINAPIEVCFDLARSIDLHMESTKQTGEQAIAGRTSGLIGLGETVTWQAKHFGIRQTLTSKITRFEYPNYFTDEMLSGAFKSFRHDHLFFYADGQTIMKDVFDFESPMGWLGKLANFLFLTRYMRRLLVTRNQVIKQAAETS; encoded by the coding sequence GTGATCATCGAATTGTCCACCAGCATCAATGCCCCCATCGAAGTTTGCTTTGATTTGGCAAGGAGTATCGATCTCCACATGGAGTCCACCAAACAAACCGGTGAACAAGCCATTGCCGGCCGAACCAGCGGCCTGATTGGATTAGGCGAAACGGTTACCTGGCAGGCAAAGCATTTTGGCATCCGGCAAACGCTAACTTCGAAAATTACCCGATTTGAGTACCCCAATTATTTTACGGACGAAATGTTGAGCGGCGCCTTCAAAAGCTTCCGGCATGATCATCTTTTTTTTTATGCTGATGGACAAACCATCATGAAAGATGTTTTTGATTTTGAATCGCCGATGGGATGGCTGGGAAAGTTGGCGAATTTCCTTTTTCTAACCCGCTACATGCGCAGGCTACTGGTTACAAGAAACCAGGTGATCAAACAAGCCGCAGAAACCTCATAG
- a CDS encoding DNA polymerase III subunit → MQFKQIVGQDAIKQRLINSVKENRVSHAQLFLGPAGSGSLALAVAYAQYLSCEDKQPEDSCGECSSCRKYQKLMHPDLHFSYPFFAKHKDDTAITFIEQWREAFIANPYLSLDTWRGYLEAENKQANINIAECHQIIKKLSFKPFESAYKILILWLPEYLDKEGNALLKIIEEPQPNTLFLLVAQNQDQILNTILSRTQLIKIPALGYHEIKDFLVEKHHQTDEAAAQIAYLSNGNLTEALAMLQDGNDSFHNQFVQWLRLCFGNKGIEIVGFVDQASKMGRENQKNFLRYGINFLRECCLLLSGAENLVHLPPGELETAQRMAKAMSIPLAQGIINELEKAHYHIERNANPKILFLDVSLQIIKLISLTIRQKADT, encoded by the coding sequence ATGCAGTTTAAGCAAATAGTAGGACAGGATGCCATAAAGCAACGTTTGATCAATTCGGTAAAAGAAAACCGGGTGAGTCATGCACAGTTGTTTTTGGGCCCCGCGGGCTCGGGCAGCCTGGCTTTAGCTGTTGCCTACGCGCAATATTTATCCTGCGAAGATAAACAGCCGGAGGATTCCTGCGGCGAATGTTCTTCCTGCCGCAAGTACCAGAAACTGATGCACCCCGACCTGCATTTCTCGTACCCGTTTTTTGCCAAACACAAGGATGATACCGCTATTACCTTTATCGAACAATGGCGCGAAGCTTTTATCGCAAATCCTTATTTAAGTTTGGATACCTGGCGCGGATATTTGGAGGCGGAGAACAAGCAGGCCAATATTAACATTGCCGAATGCCACCAGATCATCAAAAAACTCAGCTTTAAACCCTTTGAATCGGCCTACAAAATTTTGATCCTCTGGCTGCCCGAATATTTAGACAAGGAGGGCAATGCACTGCTCAAAATTATTGAAGAGCCGCAGCCCAATACCCTGTTTTTATTGGTGGCCCAAAACCAGGACCAGATTTTAAACACCATCCTTTCGCGTACGCAACTGATCAAAATTCCGGCATTAGGGTATCATGAAATAAAAGATTTCCTGGTTGAAAAACATCACCAGACGGACGAAGCGGCAGCACAAATAGCCTATTTAAGCAACGGCAATTTAACCGAAGCGCTGGCCATGCTGCAGGATGGCAACGATAGTTTTCATAACCAGTTTGTGCAATGGCTGCGCTTGTGTTTTGGGAACAAAGGGATTGAAATCGTCGGTTTTGTTGACCAGGCTTCAAAAATGGGGCGTGAAAATCAGAAGAATTTTTTGCGTTACGGGATCAACTTTTTACGCGAATGCTGTCTCCTTTTATCGGGCGCTGAAAACCTGGTTCACTTGCCGCCCGGCGAGCTGGAAACCGCCCAACGGATGGCCAAAGCCATGAGTATTCCGCTGGCACAGGGGATCATCAACGAGCTTGAAAAAGCCCACTATCATATAGAACGAAATGCAAACCCTAAAATTTTATTTTTAGATGTATCTTTACAGATTATTAAGTTAATAAGTTTAACGATCCGCCAGAAAGCGGACACCTAA
- the nadA gene encoding quinolinate synthase NadA: MDTFEEINVKGFADEFIDPTLDLFDEIEKLKKEKNAVILAHYYQEPDIQDIADYIGDSLGLSQQAAKTDADIIVFAGVHFMAETAKILSPSKKVLLPDIKAGCSLADSCPPHLFRKFKEQYPDHLVITYVNCTAELKAMSDIVCTSSNAVGIVESLPKDQKIIFGPDKNLGAYVAKKTGRNLVLWNGACMVHEIFSREKITKLKERHPGAKLLAHPECEDAILQMADYIGSTTGILKYASKHGDKEFIVATESGIIHQMEKENPGKTFIPAPPNNNCACNDCPHMKRNTLEKLYLCLKNEMPEISVPQDIIEKAVKPIERMLEISASLGL, from the coding sequence ATGGATACCTTCGAAGAAATAAATGTGAAAGGTTTTGCGGATGAATTTATCGATCCGACCCTTGATCTTTTTGATGAAATTGAAAAGTTAAAAAAAGAAAAGAATGCTGTTATCCTTGCTCATTATTACCAGGAACCTGATATCCAGGATATCGCCGACTACATTGGCGATAGTTTGGGATTATCGCAGCAAGCAGCAAAAACTGATGCCGATATTATCGTTTTTGCCGGCGTTCATTTTATGGCCGAAACAGCCAAAATATTATCTCCTTCAAAAAAAGTTTTACTACCCGACATAAAAGCCGGCTGCTCGTTGGCCGACAGCTGCCCGCCCCACTTGTTCAGGAAATTTAAAGAACAATATCCCGATCACCTGGTGATCACTTACGTGAACTGCACAGCCGAACTGAAAGCCATGAGCGATATCGTTTGCACATCAAGCAATGCGGTTGGTATTGTGGAGAGCTTGCCAAAAGACCAGAAGATCATCTTCGGTCCTGATAAAAACCTGGGGGCTTATGTAGCAAAAAAAACCGGAAGGAATCTGGTTTTATGGAACGGCGCCTGTATGGTACATGAGATTTTTTCGAGAGAGAAAATAACCAAACTGAAGGAACGTCACCCGGGCGCTAAACTGCTGGCACATCCTGAATGTGAAGATGCTATCCTGCAAATGGCTGATTATATTGGTTCGACCACAGGAATTTTAAAATATGCGTCAAAACACGGGGATAAAGAATTTATAGTAGCAACGGAATCGGGCATTATTCACCAGATGGAAAAAGAAAATCCTGGTAAAACATTTATCCCGGCTCCGCCAAATAACAATTGCGCATGTAATGATTGCCCGCATATGAAAAGGAATACGCTTGAGAAATTATATCTGTGTTTGAAAAATGAGATGCCGGAAATTAGCGTACCGCAGGATATTATTGAAAAAGCCGTAAAACCAATTGAAAGAATGCTGGAGATCTCGGCCAGTTTGGGACTATAA
- a CDS encoding gliding motility lipoprotein GldH, translating to MKRVINIFFSFAATAVLLSVAACTDKNAVIDKSSEVENHNWTYINRVRFDVKIDDEKIPYNLEMNLRVTGDYKYSNIFVLITQVNPDKKTEVTRYELKLANKEGEWLGKGSGDLYAYQAPFRSNYKFPAKGVYTFYIEQNMRDNPLREVSDVGLRVERVQ from the coding sequence ATGAAACGGGTAATCAATATATTTTTTTCATTTGCCGCTACAGCGGTTTTACTGTCGGTGGCGGCATGCACCGATAAAAATGCTGTTATTGATAAAAGCAGCGAAGTTGAAAACCATAACTGGACCTATATCAACCGGGTTAGGTTTGATGTAAAGATTGATGACGAAAAGATCCCCTATAACCTGGAAATGAATTTAAGGGTTACGGGGGATTATAAATACTCCAATATTTTTGTGCTGATCACCCAGGTTAATCCTGATAAAAAAACTGAGGTTACCCGCTATGAGCTTAAACTTGCCAATAAAGAAGGTGAATGGCTGGGTAAAGGGTCAGGAGATTTATACGCCTACCAGGCGCCCTTTCGCTCCAATTATAAATTCCCGGCCAAAGGGGTTTATACTTTTTATATCGAGCAAAATATGCGGGATAACCCGTTGCGCGAAGTAAGCGATGTGGGGTTGAGGGTGGAAAGGGTACAATAG
- the rmuC gene encoding DNA recombination protein RmuC: MDLYLLISSIVILLIAVLLFLKKPASANGISAEELSRLKNDNTSLNILLAKAEERAAGLTMERDKADRQLQEERERYDHLTIRLNQELLVEKNRVAKAEEQLIAQRQRLAEQEASIREIQQKFQLEFQNIANKLLDEKSQKFIETNRTSMDILLNPLKENIRAFEEKVEKVYNMEAAERNTLKGVITQLMELNQTISNEAQNLTKALKGDNKKQGNWGEVILERVLERSGLVKDREYRLQASLSDAQGNRLQPDAIIDLPDEKHLIIDSKVSLIAYERLVNAETEDERKLYSKAHVESIRGHVLNLSSKNYHDLYQINSPDFVLLFVPIESSFSFAVQIDAELFSDAWDKRVVIVSPSTLLATLRTIASIWKQERQNRNVLEIARLSGAMYDKFVGFMGDMEGIGKNIKLSQNAYDSAISKLTEGNGNLTKTAEKIKGLGAKANKQLDQKYIGEE; the protein is encoded by the coding sequence ATGGATCTGTATCTTTTAATTTCTTCGATAGTCATTCTTTTAATCGCGGTGCTTCTTTTTTTAAAGAAACCGGCGTCGGCCAATGGCATTTCAGCAGAGGAATTATCACGCTTAAAAAATGACAATACCTCCCTGAATATATTGCTGGCCAAAGCCGAAGAACGCGCCGCCGGGTTAACCATGGAACGGGATAAGGCAGACCGCCAATTGCAGGAGGAAAGAGAAAGATATGATCATCTGACCATCCGCCTTAACCAGGAATTGCTTGTTGAAAAGAACCGCGTGGCCAAAGCCGAAGAACAACTGATTGCCCAGCGCCAGCGCCTGGCTGAACAGGAGGCCTCGATCAGGGAGATCCAGCAAAAATTCCAGCTGGAGTTTCAAAATATCGCCAATAAATTACTGGACGAAAAATCACAAAAGTTTATCGAGACCAACCGCACCAGTATGGACATCCTGCTCAATCCCCTAAAAGAAAACATCAGGGCGTTTGAGGAAAAAGTGGAAAAGGTTTATAATATGGAAGCGGCGGAACGCAATACCCTGAAAGGCGTGATCACCCAACTGATGGAGTTAAACCAAACGATCAGCAACGAGGCGCAGAATTTAACCAAAGCCTTAAAGGGCGATAATAAAAAACAGGGTAATTGGGGAGAAGTGATCCTGGAACGGGTGCTGGAACGGTCGGGCCTGGTGAAAGACAGGGAATACCGCCTGCAAGCCAGTTTAAGCGATGCCCAGGGCAACCGGCTGCAGCCTGACGCTATCATAGACCTTCCTGATGAGAAACACCTGATTATCGACTCAAAAGTGTCTTTAATCGCTTACGAGCGTTTGGTTAATGCTGAAACCGAAGACGAGCGTAAACTTTATTCGAAAGCACACGTAGAATCTATTCGCGGACACGTGCTCAATCTATCTTCCAAAAACTATCACGACCTGTACCAGATCAATTCGCCGGATTTTGTTTTGCTTTTTGTGCCGATAGAATCTTCCTTCAGTTTTGCCGTACAAATTGATGCTGAATTATTCAGTGATGCCTGGGATAAACGGGTGGTAATTGTTAGCCCATCTACCTTACTGGCAACGCTGCGCACCATCGCCAGCATCTGGAAACAGGAACGGCAAAACCGCAATGTTTTGGAAATTGCCCGTTTAAGCGGCGCCATGTACGACAAATTTGTTGGTTTTATGGGCGACATGGAAGGCATCGGCAAAAACATTAAACTAAGCCAAAACGCCTACGATAGCGCCATCAGCAAACTCACCGAAGGCAATGGCAACCTCACCAAAACCGCCGAAAAAATTAAGGGGCTTGGGGCAAAAGCCAATAAGCAATTGGATCAGAAATATATTGGGGAGGAGTAG